In bacterium, one genomic interval encodes:
- a CDS encoding NmrA family NAD(P)-binding protein, producing MNHLVLGGTGTVGSAVVQGLLAKGQTVRVLTRSEEKSKALPSGATGVVGDLTNPLTYDAIFKGSDSLFLLTANSITETFEALSALHEAKKLKYKKIVYLSVHFPDWGRHVAHFGAKENIEHAIKESGIPYTILQPNNFYQNDYWFKDPILQYGVYPQPIGDAGISRVDIRDIGDAAVNAMITDNHTNKTYALVGPEAVTGKSTAEVYSRLLGKEIKYGGHDMDAWYEQWKQWIPVWMAYEFRIMYELFQTRGLKATPAQLKETETVLGHAPRRFEDFAKEMMGK from the coding sequence CAGGGACTGCTCGCCAAAGGCCAGACTGTCCGCGTCCTGACCCGCTCCGAAGAGAAATCCAAAGCCCTCCCGTCGGGCGCAACCGGCGTGGTCGGCGATCTGACCAACCCGCTTACCTATGATGCCATCTTCAAAGGCTCCGACTCCCTTTTCCTGTTGACCGCCAACTCGATCACCGAGACGTTTGAGGCGCTCTCAGCTCTGCATGAAGCAAAGAAGCTGAAATACAAAAAGATCGTTTACCTTTCTGTGCATTTCCCCGACTGGGGACGCCATGTTGCCCATTTCGGCGCCAAAGAGAATATCGAGCATGCGATCAAAGAATCCGGCATTCCGTACACGATCCTCCAGCCGAACAATTTCTATCAGAACGATTACTGGTTTAAGGACCCGATCCTTCAGTATGGCGTTTATCCTCAGCCGATCGGCGATGCAGGCATTTCGCGTGTCGATATCCGCGATATCGGCGATGCCGCCGTCAACGCCATGATCACCGACAACCACACCAACAAGACATATGCCCTGGTCGGCCCCGAAGCGGTCACCGGCAAGTCAACCGCCGAGGTTTACTCCCGTTTGCTTGGGAAAGAGATCAAGTATGGCGGCCATGATATGGATGCCTGGTATGAGCAGTGGAAACAGTGGATCCCGGTCTGGATGGCGTACGAATTCCGCATTATGTACGAACTCTTCCAGACGCGCGGCCTGAAAGCGACCCCGGCGCAGTTGAAAGAGACCGAGACGGTGCTCGGCCACGCTCCTCGCCGCTTCGAAGACTTCGCGAAAGAAATGATGGGCAAGTAA